Genomic DNA from Danio rerio strain Tuebingen ecotype United States chromosome 5, GRCz12tu, whole genome shotgun sequence:
acattttaatgttggtgttaaggacacttaatatactATAGCAAGCCCCCGTGATGCTGTTTGCATGCTGTAACTGGGTCAGGTTCAGAACTCACGTTTTAGCGCTGGCCTCCAGGAACAGCAGACCTGTGGAGCAGACAGACGTGAGCATCGGACCACATCAGACTGATGCTGCTGTCTGTGGTTCACTCACCGTTCTCCTCCGCAAACTGCTTGGCCTCCTCGTACGTCACGTCCCGCTGCGCCTCCAGATCGGCTTTATTTCCTATCAGTATGatgacctgcacacacacacacacacacacacacacactccagcctCAGTGTTGTAATGTAAAAGTAATGTAAGTGTTGTAATGCACCTGTATGTTCTTTTGTTTGCAGTTATAGTGGAGAATGTTAGAGAAATGTCACTGCCACAGGCGTATGTTGTTAACGATCCTCATTTCAAGCTGCAGGAGGCTGTCGAGGCCTTATATTAAAGTCTTGCTGCCTTCTAGTTgctgatttggtgtcagaagtgtctctatgaaaggtgaaggcctctagatgagctcaataaatctgatcatgtcttgatgttgactgatttgatgaggacagtgcgctctgactctgctcagactaaagtgtcatcactgaacagaaataatgtccagtatagaatataaagtcctgctgcagtggagacagaatgaagattgtgtctgactccatcatgagcttggaggactgcatccatacatctctgacatgactcacatcactgattaataaagtcatctggaatgaagaagaaagccttcagcaggatcccagagttcatcaagagtctctgtgttcatcttcaacgcctcctccttcatcagctcaataatgttgatgtctggtgactgggctggccaatcctggtgcagcttgaccttcaggagctttgatgtggaggctgaagtatgagcaggagcgctatcctgctggagaattgtcctctcctgtggtttgtaatgtaatgggcagcacagatgtcttgatacctcaggctgttgatgttgcagatctctccatactgaataaaccccaaaccatgatgtctccttcaccaaacttgactgatttcagtgtgAATTGTGGtctatgctggttccagtaggtcttctgcagtattggtgatgatcgggatgcagatcagcagaaaTCCTCCTTCTGACACTCCATGATCCACTAGGAGATGAGTTGTTATCTGCTGCTGTCACAGCTGAGATCCTCCACAAGACTCTGGTCAGCGAGTGCACATGGTAAGCATCAGGTTCTTATTGAGCTTTTGCCATGTGCTTGTCTACATGCTACAGAAGTGCATTCAACTGGATAAAGTAGCCTCAGTGGtgttgtgaggtgtgtgtgtgtgtgtgtgcgtgtgtgtgttctgctcacAGTGTTGGGGTTGGTGAGGTTTCTGGCGTCCGTCAGCCAGCTGCTGAGGTGGTTGTATGTGCTTCTCCTGTGAACACACAGAGGGTGAGTCTCTGTCAAACACACACTACACCACAGGAAACTGGATTCCCGGAGGGCCGCCGCTCTGCACAGACACTAgtgttgaacaccttgattagtggATCAGCgctgtttgattagggctggagcaaaactgcagagcagcggccctccaggaatccagttcgAGACCTGCGCACTATATCAGGGGTGTCaagctcagttcctggagggctgcagctctgctccaacacacacacacatcatatatcattcattcattcattgtcttgtcgtcttagtccctttattaatccgggccaCGCACCTGGTGATGTCGTAGACCATCAGTGCTCCAGCGGCTCCTCTATAGTAGCTGCGTGTGACGGCTCTGAAGCGCTCCTGACCCGCCGTGTCCCAGATCTGCAGCTTGATCTTCTGTCCGCTCACCTCCATGATCCTGGTGCCGAACTCCACGCCGATAGTGTGCGG
This window encodes:
- the rab14l gene encoding ras-related protein Rab-14, producing MATAPYNYSYIFKYIIIGDMGVGKSCLLHQFTEKKFMADCPHTIGVEFGTRIMEVSGQKIKLQIWDTAGQERFRAVTRSYYRGAAGALMVYDITRRSTYNHLSSWLTDARNLTNPNTVIILIGNKADLEAQRDVTYEEAKQFAEENGLLFLEASAKTGENVEDAFLEAAKKIYQNIQDGSLDLNAAESGVQHKPSAPQGGRLTSETQPQREGCGC